In the Candidatus Electrothrix rattekaaiensis genome, one interval contains:
- a CDS encoding LTA synthase family protein — protein MSIPLLLQVCAALIAAFLFSTYTVIATESKWTTLMLLDTVSLAALFYFFFQVVTKIKSVKMRIAVAACISIIVSLTFIGNVFYYQVFHDWVHAELFGQWSVGLSIQSSVFENATWREISLALFVPLILSLLAVLWRDTPKKYSKRVGLLILMLCLSVHSVAASRHFEPSEHNFLVNLARELVVKSFSSKGDAMRGSIDPSLYPAVDSSRYISSTDSRYPLIKIPKEQNRGNSLFPESKQPNIVLILMESVRAKESGTYGAKLSFTPAFDQLARQGVLYKNFYANGTQTVRGELSLLCSFYPNYTGSPIYMKRPKLKLSSLPGILQEDGYKTMWISGFKSSYANKDGFLKKHGIEDLYDGSDLDPDTTEKIGWGYSDRAIFSYAESILDKQKEPFFAEIMTLSNHWPFDFAYSETPETLPETADKKYSNYCRGMYYTDWAMGEFMKRMQKKPYFNNTLFIITSDHGIWYFPPEEKLTTVEKQEAYFRMPLLFYAPTLLDPKVSNIVTSQIDVAPTVLDLLGIQRKNAFLGQSLLDENPSQERFALMQHVMKWSYRRGNEYIYSSGSEAFVEHYPPPPKGTAMKRSDEHLIFTLQGDLLHRGGEQFVFHEVDQDRQDKTQWVINLLKSNQELLFSDRIFDHLY, from the coding sequence TTGTCTATTCCTTTACTGCTGCAAGTCTGTGCAGCTCTCATTGCGGCTTTTCTCTTTTCCACCTACACGGTTATAGCTACAGAGAGTAAGTGGACCACCCTCATGCTTCTTGATACAGTCTCTCTTGCAGCTCTTTTTTATTTCTTTTTCCAGGTTGTAACAAAAATAAAATCGGTCAAGATGCGCATCGCAGTGGCGGCATGCATCAGTATTATCGTCAGTTTAACCTTTATCGGCAATGTCTTCTATTATCAAGTCTTTCACGATTGGGTGCATGCTGAACTCTTCGGCCAATGGAGTGTCGGGCTGTCCATACAAAGCAGTGTCTTTGAAAATGCAACGTGGCGAGAGATCTCTCTTGCCCTCTTTGTCCCGCTCATACTCTCTCTTCTTGCTGTACTCTGGAGAGATACACCGAAGAAATATTCGAAAAGAGTTGGCTTGCTGATCTTAATGCTCTGTCTCTCGGTTCACTCTGTTGCCGCCTCAAGGCATTTTGAACCCTCGGAGCATAATTTTCTCGTTAACTTGGCAAGAGAGCTTGTTGTCAAAAGCTTTTCTTCCAAGGGAGATGCAATGCGGGGAAGTATCGACCCATCGCTCTACCCTGCTGTTGATTCAAGCCGCTACATCAGCTCAACAGACAGTCGTTATCCTCTTATAAAAATCCCGAAAGAGCAAAACAGAGGAAATTCTTTATTTCCAGAGAGCAAACAGCCCAATATTGTGCTGATTCTGATGGAGTCGGTTCGAGCAAAGGAGTCAGGCACATATGGGGCCAAGCTGAGCTTTACACCTGCCTTTGATCAACTTGCTCGGCAAGGGGTGCTCTATAAAAACTTCTATGCAAACGGAACCCAAACCGTCCGGGGTGAGCTTTCGTTGCTCTGTTCTTTTTATCCGAACTACACGGGATCCCCGATCTACATGAAGCGGCCAAAGCTCAAATTGAGTTCACTGCCCGGTATTTTACAGGAGGATGGCTACAAGACCATGTGGATCAGCGGCTTTAAATCAAGTTATGCCAACAAAGACGGCTTCCTAAAAAAGCATGGCATTGAAGATCTTTATGACGGTAGCGACTTGGATCCAGACACTACCGAAAAGATCGGCTGGGGTTACTCGGACAGAGCGATCTTCTCCTATGCGGAATCAATCTTAGATAAGCAGAAGGAACCCTTTTTTGCCGAGATCATGACGCTCTCCAATCACTGGCCCTTTGATTTTGCCTATTCAGAGACGCCGGAGACCCTGCCGGAAACAGCGGATAAAAAGTACAGCAACTACTGTCGCGGGATGTACTATACAGACTGGGCAATGGGTGAGTTCATGAAGAGGATGCAAAAGAAGCCCTACTTTAACAACACCCTGTTCATCATAACCTCTGACCACGGTATCTGGTATTTTCCGCCGGAAGAGAAGCTGACCACCGTTGAAAAACAGGAGGCGTATTTCAGAATGCCCTTGCTCTTTTACGCGCCCACTCTCTTAGATCCCAAGGTGTCCAATATTGTGACAAGCCAGATTGACGTTGCTCCGACCGTGTTGGACCTCCTCGGCATCCAGCGAAAAAATGCCTTTCTAGGACAGAGCCTGCTTGATGAAAACCCGAGTCAGGAGCGTTTTGCCCTTATGCAGCATGTGATGAAATGGAGCTATCGTAGAGGGAATGAGTATATCTACAGTTCCGGTTCAGAGGCTTTTGTTGAACATTATCCGCCACCGCCCAAGGGCACTGCAATGAAACGATCTGATGAACATCTCATCTTTACCCTACAGGGGGATCTTCTCCATAGAGGCGGTGAGCAATTTGTTTTTCATGAGGTTGATCAGGATCGTCAGGATAAAACGCAGTGGGTGATTAACCTGTTAAAATCAAATCAGGAGCTGCTGTTTAGTGATCGGATTTTTGATCATTTGTATTGA
- a CDS encoding aspartate aminotransferase family protein: protein MTAAGLNNTEWKEKGDAVFAGTYSRFPAAMVRGEGCRLWDADNREYLDFLAGIAVCSLGHCHPAVTEAVCAQAKKLMHVSNLFYTEPQTELAELLTANSFADRVFMANSGAEANEAAIKLARIHSGKGRYEIISLSGSFHGRTLATVAATGQPKFQQGFEPMPAGFVHAGFGDPDELEKLINSTTCAILCEPLQGESGVRPLEPAYLQKIRSLCDKHNLLLIFDEVQTGMGRTGTLFAYEQLGVTPDIMTLAKALGNGLPIGAMLTRSDIAASFTVGTHASTFGGNPVAASAGVAVMKTMLADGFFAAVQEMSAYFIQRLEAIATEFPELCSGVRGCGMLLALVLTEKGIAHGPEIVQQLFERGCLINFAGARVLRFIPPLTVTQDDIDILIEQLRQALVAIG from the coding sequence ATGACAGCAGCAGGTTTGAACAATACAGAATGGAAAGAAAAGGGTGATGCCGTGTTTGCAGGGACCTACAGCCGATTTCCGGCAGCTATGGTGCGGGGAGAAGGGTGCAGGCTTTGGGATGCGGACAACAGAGAGTACTTGGATTTTCTGGCCGGTATTGCGGTCTGCTCTTTGGGACATTGCCATCCGGCGGTTACAGAGGCTGTTTGTGCGCAGGCCAAGAAGCTCATGCACGTCTCTAACCTCTTTTATACCGAGCCGCAGACCGAGCTGGCAGAACTGCTCACCGCCAACAGCTTTGCGGATCGCGTTTTTATGGCTAATTCCGGTGCCGAGGCCAATGAAGCCGCGATCAAGCTGGCTCGGATCCACAGCGGCAAGGGACGCTATGAAATCATCTCGCTGTCCGGCTCCTTTCATGGGCGAACCCTGGCCACAGTTGCGGCTACAGGGCAGCCCAAATTTCAGCAGGGTTTTGAACCCATGCCTGCCGGTTTTGTCCATGCTGGCTTTGGTGATCCTGATGAGCTGGAAAAATTGATTAACTCGACTACCTGCGCCATCCTTTGTGAACCCCTTCAGGGTGAGAGCGGTGTGCGTCCCCTAGAGCCTGCCTATTTACAAAAAATACGGAGCCTTTGCGATAAGCATAACCTGTTGCTTATCTTTGATGAGGTGCAGACCGGAATGGGACGGACCGGCACCCTGTTCGCCTATGAGCAGCTGGGCGTTACCCCGGATATCATGACCTTGGCAAAAGCCCTAGGTAACGGCCTGCCTATCGGAGCCATGCTGACTCGCTCTGATATCGCAGCCTCCTTCACGGTCGGCACCCATGCCTCGACCTTTGGCGGTAATCCGGTGGCTGCGTCAGCCGGTGTTGCGGTGATGAAGACCATGCTGGCTGACGGTTTTTTCGCCGCTGTTCAGGAGATGAGTGCCTATTTTATCCAACGCCTAGAAGCGATTGCTACTGAGTTCCCAGAGCTTTGCTCCGGAGTTCGCGGTTGCGGTATGCTCCTTGCTTTGGTCCTGACAGAAAAGGGGATTGCGCACGGTCCTGAAATTGTTCAACAACTCTTTGAGCGAGGCTGCCTGATCAATTTTGCCGGGGCACGGGTTCTGCGTTTTATTCCGCCCCTGACCGTAACCCAAGATGATATTGATATTCTTATTGAGCAGTTACGGCAGGCCCTAGTTGCCATCGGCTAA
- the argB gene encoding acetylglutamate kinase, with amino-acid sequence MEHEIAKAKVLIESLPYIREFNHKTVVIKYGGHAMVDEELKKNFALDVILLKYIGLNPVVVHGGGPQINEFLQKMQITSNYIQGMRVTDGPTMDVVEMVLVGKVNKEIVGLINHYGGKAVGLSGRDGDLVQAKKMKVLGKPETENAPPELIDLGRVGEVTRVNPEILTTLDAQDFIPVIAPVGVGEDGQAYNINADLVAGAIAAELDAVKLILLTDVEGVKDSEGSLLSSIKKETIEQMITDGVISGGMIPKLRCCASALEGGVNKAHIIDGRQEHAILLEIFTHKGIGTEITV; translated from the coding sequence ATGGAACATGAAATAGCCAAAGCCAAGGTACTCATAGAATCCTTGCCGTATATACGTGAGTTCAACCATAAAACCGTGGTCATCAAATACGGCGGTCACGCAATGGTGGACGAGGAGCTGAAGAAAAATTTTGCTCTGGACGTTATTCTGCTTAAATATATCGGCCTGAATCCCGTGGTAGTCCACGGCGGCGGACCGCAGATTAATGAATTTCTGCAAAAAATGCAGATCACCTCCAACTATATCCAGGGGATGCGGGTCACGGACGGCCCGACTATGGATGTGGTGGAGATGGTTCTGGTGGGCAAGGTGAATAAGGAGATCGTCGGCCTGATCAATCATTACGGCGGCAAGGCCGTAGGACTTTCCGGGCGGGACGGTGATCTTGTCCAGGCAAAAAAGATGAAGGTGCTCGGGAAACCGGAAACGGAAAACGCTCCGCCGGAACTCATTGATCTCGGTCGGGTGGGCGAAGTGACTAGGGTGAATCCTGAAATCCTTACGACTCTGGATGCCCAGGATTTTATCCCGGTCATTGCGCCGGTTGGAGTGGGTGAAGACGGGCAGGCATATAATATCAACGCCGATCTGGTGGCTGGAGCCATTGCTGCCGAGCTGGATGCAGTCAAGCTCATCCTGCTCACTGATGTGGAAGGCGTCAAGGACAGTGAAGGCAGCCTGCTCTCCTCTATCAAGAAGGAAACCATTGAGCAGATGATTACGGATGGAGTAATCAGCGGCGGAATGATTCCGAAACTCCGCTGTTGCGCTTCCGCTCTTGAGGGCGGAGTCAACAAGGCCCATATTATTGACGGGCGGCAGGAACACGCCATCCTGCTGGAGATTTTTACCCATAAGGGTATTGGTACGGAGATTACAGTATGA
- the ychF gene encoding redox-regulated ATPase YchF, translating to MGFQCGIVGLPNVGKSTIFNALTAAAIEAENYPFCTIEPNVGVVPVPDKRLDILAELAKTRSKVPTQMEFVDIAGLVKGACQGEGLGNQFLGHIRQVDAILHVVRCFEDDNIVHVDGSIDPIRDVEVITMELVMADLDTVSKRQKKAASQAKSGDKKFIAEAAFLEQLQGILDEGKPARTMEVETDQQRELMRDLCLLTTKPVLYVANVSDEDIADGNDFVERLKKVAEQERASVVTIAGAIEQEISLLDAEEQQEFLADMGMEEPGLHRLIHAGYDLLGLITYFTVGEKETRAWTITKGTTGPGAAGKIHTDFQRGFIRAEVIAYEDYIACGSEPAAKDKGLMRSEGKEYVVKDGDCILFRFNV from the coding sequence ATGGGTTTTCAATGCGGCATTGTCGGTCTGCCAAATGTGGGAAAATCAACCATTTTTAATGCCTTAACAGCAGCAGCTATTGAAGCGGAAAATTATCCTTTCTGCACAATCGAACCCAATGTGGGCGTGGTGCCGGTACCGGATAAACGACTTGATATCCTGGCCGAGCTGGCAAAGACCCGCAGCAAGGTTCCCACCCAAATGGAATTTGTCGATATTGCCGGGCTGGTCAAAGGAGCCTGTCAGGGCGAGGGCCTGGGCAATCAGTTCCTTGGTCATATCCGACAGGTGGACGCTATTCTCCATGTTGTCCGTTGTTTTGAGGACGACAATATCGTTCATGTGGATGGCTCGATTGATCCTATCCGGGACGTAGAAGTCATTACTATGGAATTGGTCATGGCCGACCTGGATACGGTGAGCAAACGCCAGAAGAAAGCAGCAAGCCAAGCAAAATCCGGGGATAAAAAATTTATAGCTGAGGCTGCTTTTTTGGAACAGCTCCAAGGCATCCTTGATGAGGGCAAACCGGCTAGAACAATGGAAGTGGAAACAGATCAGCAACGGGAGTTGATGCGTGATCTCTGCCTGCTGACCACGAAACCGGTCCTTTATGTGGCCAATGTCAGCGATGAGGATATTGCCGATGGTAATGATTTTGTCGAGCGACTCAAAAAGGTTGCCGAGCAGGAAAGAGCCTCTGTGGTGACCATTGCCGGGGCTATTGAGCAGGAAATTAGCCTATTGGACGCTGAAGAGCAACAGGAGTTTCTTGCCGACATGGGCATGGAAGAGCCAGGCCTGCACCGCCTGATTCATGCTGGCTATGACCTACTGGGCCTGATTACCTACTTCACAGTAGGTGAAAAGGAAACCAGAGCCTGGACTATCACTAAGGGGACAACCGGACCCGGAGCAGCAGGCAAAATTCATACGGATTTCCAGCGGGGCTTTATCCGGGCCGAGGTTATTGCCTATGAGGATTATATCGCCTGCGGTTCTGAACCTGCGGCCAAGGACAAGGGCCTGATGCGTTCAGAAGGCAAAGAGTATGTGGTCAAAGACGGGGACTGCATCCTGTTTCGTTTTAATGTCTGA
- a CDS encoding phosphopantetheine-binding protein gives MQELTNELKTKLIEILNLSDIEPEDFDEQAQLVGGELGIDSIDVLEMVVMVEKDYGIIINNQEVGQKVFASLASLAEYIQENSQGTSS, from the coding sequence ATGCAGGAACTGACCAACGAACTCAAGACAAAGCTTATTGAGATCCTGAATCTCAGCGATATAGAGCCGGAAGATTTTGACGAGCAGGCCCAACTGGTCGGCGGAGAACTCGGCATTGATTCCATCGACGTTTTGGAGATGGTGGTGATGGTCGAAAAAGACTACGGGATCATCATTAATAATCAGGAAGTCGGCCAAAAAGTCTTTGCCTCCCTTGCCTCGCTTGCCGAGTATATTCAGGAAAATTCGCAGGGAACATCCTCTTGA